In Sesamum indicum cultivar Zhongzhi No. 13 linkage group LG8, S_indicum_v1.0, whole genome shotgun sequence, the sequence attaaaataaattataaaagaattgttttttaagattttcaaaTCCTGAAATACCGATACAACACCAAGAGAGAGATTTCTTGTTATATTACGTTCGAGACTTGGCAGGGATCAATAAGAGTCGTTGATCAATAGGGTTGATGGTTTACTGTCAATTGCGTTGCTGATACACTTCCGGTCAATTATTAGACagctcttcttctttttgtgaCAAGTACTTGTTTATATTACTACATTATCGAATAAAACATATGAAAGGAGAATGGAGAGGAGAGGTCCGAGATCAGGGTTTGAGGCTACTACTGCGCTCCACAGCCCACGAATTTCCTTACCATACAATAATTGGGATAGTAAATTCACATAGTGAACCAACACTTGGAAATCTCTATTTATACCAGCACCAAACATAAAAGGCCATTCTCTTATGAAGTGTTCAAGATGGATCTTGAGGTGGTTTACTCTACAATCTATACAGAGACTCAGATTACGCATAAAACTACTTGTCATTAACATTTAGCACAATTGCCGAGCAATTGTCATTAACATTTAGCACAATTGCCGAGCAATCTACATTTGACGTAAGATTGAATTGAGGACAGATATATACAGATCAGGCAGCATAGTTCCcaccataatatttatcttcTGGATAATAAAATGGCATCACGGCATTGCCTCCAAATTTCCTGCCACTAAGTGCAGACTTTGCCTTGGTACAACCAGCAGCATCAGCGTACTCGAGGAAGACCTGCAATTGTTTCATCTATCAATTTTCCCAAGGTAAATGAGAGAATTTATTTTCCAGCTCACCAGAGATTCAATATCACAGTCCCATTGGCTATCTAGTTTCAGGTTTTTGTTCTTTGCTACCTGAATGCAattctttgataattttggtcaCACTTCCAGGAAAAAGTAACAATATGCCCATTATTTACCAAATCAATACTTGATAATTGACCTGAACTCAAACCCACCATTTTCCAGTCCGATCTCTGTTCTATATTACAGACTGGTTGGACAAAGCATGGTCATATATTTGCCAAACAGAACAGCATCAACCcaaggaaaaagaaggaaaagagtaGCACAATGGCTACGCATCTGATAGaatacttcaaaaaattttcaagtcCCATTTTTATCTCCAGATTAATTAGTACGTGCTTCATTTATTACTCTTAATAGAGAGAAAGTTCTTGTATCCTCATTCTATAACTTTGTTAGGCAAACCTAGTTCAGCACATAGCAGTTACCATGTTAAAAAGCACCGCTCATGGTAGCAAACAAGAATACCATACCTTTCCAATACCTTCAATCTGGGTAGCATTTGGACTAGGACGAGGTATGACAACACTGATCAACTCTCCTGCAAATTCAGAAAGAGCAAACTTAGCGCTTCCATTTTTTCATGAGCATAACATCATTTGAGTATCTAGGACCACAagggaaagaagaaagaaggcAACAGATTTACAAACAGCAAGTTGACGTTTCCTCATTATTTATAGGTGTCTTGCACCAAAAGTTTCCAGGCAGACAGGTACAATAAACAATTCTAAGAATCTATTCTTTTCCTCAAATTTCAGAAGTCAAAGAGAATAAGAGAAAGAATGTATGGCGAGCTAATAGTAAATCACTAAATTGTACGCACCAAACTTCTGGCATTCTTCCCTCATATCTTCAAGTATTTCTTCATATTCTCCATCATCCATCAATTCATCAACAGTAACAACCTTGATGAAGCAgaaccaaaattatttaaacaagCTCACCTAGGAGCTCTTTTTCCAAGATATCACACGAGGGGTAAAAAAGGTGAAATTGGAAGTACCTCAGTCAAGCACAAAATTTTGGTAGGAATTTCCACATTTACTACAGACTCAATTCCTCCACCTGGAAGATTCGTCACTCCAGCTCCCAAAGCCATTTTCTTGAACACAAAGAACCCATTAGCCAACCTCCAAAATCAGCTAAAAGctcaaaagaataataaagaaatagtAAGAAGGCATGAATCTCAACCTGCATTGCTATATGTTGCTGTGCCTGAGCTAGTATATATTCCTGCTCCGTTTTCAACTGTCCACTGTATAAGAGACAATGCAGCAGGTCAGAGCATCTGGACTTAAATGTCAATTCAAAAAAGCAAAGAGATAAAATCAACATTTATCTTGTTATACCACTCCATGATTTGCAATGCCAAACTGGTCTTACGTGCAATCACGACGCACAAATGatcaatctattttatttaattttttgttgttattattgttGGGGGGTGAGGCTGGGGTTGGGTGCAATAATCAACCATTACTAGCAATTACTACAGGTTGTGAAACAAGCCATTGATTCTGCAGAATCAGCTGGGGATCTCCTGAAATCATAAGTATGCACTTATATATCTTGAGACAACCATAACCTTCTAAACGCAAATAACTCTTCAATAGCCAAAAGCAGGACAAGAATGTTGCTAGCTAACAAAAAGAGCTAAAAAAGGCATAAAAAACAGAACCAGCTACCCCTTCAACTTTTTCATGACAACGCTAGGTTAATGCTAATGACAGTTAAAGTCATCAAGAGATGTCAACATTCCTATCCAACAACAAAAACCCCAACTAGAGTACCCACCGTAGACTTTAGTATCCAAAGAgttcaaagaaaattttacaaagCAGCTTGAAATACAAAGACTGTCATTTCTGCTCAATGGAGGGCATTTAGTCAAAGAAGTTTCACCTAATGGTGGCACGCCGGACAGTAAGCGTTTTATCTCCCACTTTTAAGCCATTCAGAGCAGCACAAGCAATATCCGTGACGGATGGATCCTGAGTCAAGCCAACCATTTAACCCTTCAACATTACATAGTTGTAATATAAGCTTATAAGCAGTTCTAAAGTCTACAACTTAGGAAGTTAGACTCCTAGATAGAAATTATGAACATGAACATCTAACCATGGTACGTGCAAGTAAATAGATGCAGATGAGATCATGCAGAAACTCAGAGAAAGAAATAGGTTGCAAAAGAACAATCACCGTCAGATCAAATCAATTTCTACAAAACAAATGATATAGATGACCAAGCACAAGAGGTGTTACAGCGCCAGCTATGCATACCTTATAAATGCAGAAACCATATCCTTTAGAGTTTCCTGTATCTCTATCTTTCACAAGGTCAAACCCGCGCAGAGGACTGCAATTGATTATGTTGaagatcaaatattgattcaGAGATAGGATGTTTATCACAAGAACTAGCTTCAAAGTGAAATTCCAAAAAGCTGAGATCATTCAACATTGTGATAAAATGCATTAGGCATATTATACCCAAAACTCTCCAACAGTTCTTTTATCTGAGCTTCAGAAAAGTAGTAGGGCACTCCACCAAGAAATATACGATCAGCTCCCTCAACTTCACCAGTCATGCTATCAGTAAAACACACGTTAGAAGTAATTCTATTGAAATACATTATTGAACACTCAATGCAATAACAAGCTAAAACTGATGGAATGGGATTATAACAGAATAACAATAAATCATGACACagttaaaattgc encodes:
- the LOC105167927 gene encoding splicing factor U2af large subunit B-like isoform X2, translated to MVQAISGVLPSMLTSETQVNQLASVSLFPIQAMTQQATRHARRVYVGGLPPLANEQTISRFFSHVMNAIGGNSAGPGDAVVNVYINHEKKFAFVEMRTVEEASNAMALDGIVFEGVSVRVRRPTDYNPSLAAPLGPSQPSPYLNLGAAGLTPGMTGEVEGADRIFLGGVPYYFSEAQIKELLESFGPLRGFDLVKDRDTGNSKGYGFCIYKDPSVTDIACAALNGLKVGDKTLTVRRATISGQLKTEQEYILAQAQQHIAMQKMALGAGVTNLPGGGIESVVNVEIPTKILCLTEVVTVDELMDDGEYEEILEDMREECQKFGELISVVIPRPSPNATQIEGIGKVFLEYADAAGCTKAKSALSGRKFGGNAVMPFYYPEDKYYGGNYAA